The segment AATTCGCTGGAACAGCAAACTACTCAACCTGAGAAACTCCCGACATGGTGGTGAGCGGGGATACCGCTTTGAAAATGCGCTCTGCCTGATTGACCAACCCGGCGAATGGGCGGTCGACTCCGAACAGGGGGTCGTTTACTACTGGCCGAACAAGGGTGAAGACCTCAACAGCGCTCAGGTCATCGCCCCCCGCCTCAACCGCCTCGTCCACATTCAGGGGCAAGAAGACCAACAATCACTGGTTCATAAGGTAAACTTCAAGGGAATCACCTTTGCCTACACCGACCGACTTCCCGAAAACCAATGGCCCGACCATTGGCTATGCAGACAGTGGGAAAATGTCGATGCCTCTCTCTACTTCAGTGGCACCGAAGACTGCTCGGTCCGACATTGCAGGATCCTCCATAGCGGAAGTTATGGGATCACCATCAACCATCACGGACAAGGTAACGCCATCGAGCATTCTGAAATCGGATACACCGGCAGCGGTGGCATTTTTCTCGAGGGCTATGGCCCGGGTAATCTGGATGTAAACAAACACAATCACATTGCCTATAACTACATTCACGACCATGGCCTAGGCAACTACTGGCACTCCCCCAGCATCCAGATCTATCAAAGCGGACATAATACGATTCATCACAACTTGCTACAACGCTCTGCCTATAGCTCCATCTCCATGGTGGGCATGCATTACAAATACATGTCCGACAAAAAACTGTTCTTCCCAGGCACCCGTGATGGTCAATGGCACGCATGGAATTATTTCTGCGCCCGCCCGCAGGACTTCCCGAAAGAAATCCAAGAAGGGGTCAAAAATGGAACGTACCGTTTCAACCGGGAGACCATGAAACCCTACATGCACAGCCGCAATAACCTCATTGAGAAGAACGTGATTTCCGAGCCTCACTCAAAGCTCAACGAAGGTGGCGCTCTCTACGCCTGGTGCACGGGTAAGGACAACGTGTGGCGTAAGAATGTCATTTTTAAATCACGCTCGATGCCCGGCTCATCGATTCTCGCCTTGGATGACATTGCTGAGTATTTCACCATCGAAGACAATGTATTCTGGATCAACGGCAAAATTCTCGACGGAGTTGGGGCTCGAGGCACCGAACGAGGAAATACGGCCTCCGGAAACATCCGGGTCAACTTCCGCAAAGACCATCAGGCGAGACGCAGAGGAAACCTGAACAAATGGTGGGTCAATGTGAGTGACCGGGCCCCCTTGGACAAGCTTCTAAATGAAATCCGCACCGAGGTAAGCTCAAAGGGAGGGTGGCCGACGCTACCCGAAATTGGC is part of the Oceaniferula marina genome and harbors:
- a CDS encoding right-handed parallel beta-helix repeat-containing protein, translated to MTISQQLRRRALHYLTIPCIIGGQSHAETKVYVSPQGNDLAEGSIEQPLASLGKARDLVRKKRNNDPSSAPATIILRGGSYSLNETLRLEPQDSNTTWRAHNDETPVISGGAIIKGWTKMNQDLPEISEQAKGRIWKARIQPGWRFHYLFVDGQRAQRSMSTDAFWRKWPKDHTIGKPDTKGQLVTFKNKNQLSHLPSNGDAEFVCIIAQYGVMGNGVVTDVNPEKGTIRWNSKLLNLRNSRHGGERGYRFENALCLIDQPGEWAVDSEQGVVYYWPNKGEDLNSAQVIAPRLNRLVHIQGQEDQQSLVHKVNFKGITFAYTDRLPENQWPDHWLCRQWENVDASLYFSGTEDCSVRHCRILHSGSYGITINHHGQGNAIEHSEIGYTGSGGIFLEGYGPGNLDVNKHNHIAYNYIHDHGLGNYWHSPSIQIYQSGHNTIHHNLLQRSAYSSISMVGMHYKYMSDKKLFFPGTRDGQWHAWNYFCARPQDFPKEIQEGVKNGTYRFNRETMKPYMHSRNNLIEKNVISEPHSKLNEGGALYAWCTGKDNVWRKNVIFKSRSMPGSSILALDDIAEYFTIEDNVFWINGKILDGVGARGTERGNTASGNIRVNFRKDHQARRRGNLNKWWVNVSDRAPLDKLLNEIRTEVSSKGGWPTLPEIGIPSEGETITKYGEEITQPKGSHVTIEE